One genomic region from Ptychodera flava strain L36383 chromosome 14, AS_Pfla_20210202, whole genome shotgun sequence encodes:
- the LOC139149268 gene encoding cell division cycle-associated protein 4-like, translating into MLGKGVKRKYHELEEAKEMGFATLYCEQRQSFLNISLLKLQSCRNVKEPKLLRSVLICNTLKQIHKELQMENTGKVCGSMVLTTPYLAQSNDAEEIPSKEESQRAFSKRSVSVNTDNKAKLLEGNKENVCIENACSRQSSNVPVESSRKDCHDCENSETTMETVETETAESLPSNMCEMSDVSEVQNSFKTETDPRTVKSSTETNSSCMLEYDIPDSTLSLLEACEEEFSDIDVSLYDFDLLPPLSPKSTEDIRRVSTVLPDSAPSPNLCSSSCRSDIMDDIDQIMNVLIEVGM; encoded by the coding sequence ATGCTGGGGAAAGGCGTAAAACGAAAGTATCATGAACTGGAAGAAGCGAAAGAGATGGGCTTTGCCACTTTGTATTGTGAACAGAGGCAGTCATTTTTAAACATATCCCTCCTGAAGCTACAGTCTTGCCGAAATGTCAAGGAGCCGAAGCTGTTACGGTCGGTGCTGATCTGCAACACCCTGAAACAGATACacaaagaattgcaaatggaaaatACCGGTAAAGTTTGTGGCAGTATGGTCTTGACCACGCCGTACTTAGCTCAAAGCAATGATGCTGAGGAAATACCAAGCAAAGAAGAGAGCCAACGGGCCTTCAGTAAGCGCAGCGTCAGCGTCAACACAGACAATAAAGCCAAACTCTTGGAAGGCAATAAAGAAAATGTGTGCATTGAAAATGCGTGTAGTAGGCAATCAAGTAACGTCCCTGTAGAGAGTTCCAGGAAAGACTGTCACGATTGTGAAAACTCTGAAACCACGATGGAAACCGTGGAAACAGAAACTGCGGAATCACTTCCTTCTAACATGTGTGAAATGAGCGATGTGTCTGAAGTACAGAACAGCTTTAAAACTGAAACTGACCCTAGGACTGTGAAAAGCAGCACTGAAACAAACTCCAGTTGTATGCTAGAATACGACATCCCTGATTCAACGCTCAGTCTGCTCGAAGCATGCGAGGAGGAGTTCAGTGACATTGATGTCTCTCTCTATGACTTTGACTTGTTACCTCCCCTCAGCCCAAAGAGTACTGAAGACATCAGGAGAGTGAGCACAGTGTTGCCAGACAGTGCTCCCTCACCCAATCTGTGTTCCAGTAGTTGCAGGAGTGATATCATGGACGACATTGATCAAATCATGAATGTTCTCATTGAAGTTGGTATGTAA